The Coffea arabica cultivar ET-39 chromosome 3c, Coffea Arabica ET-39 HiFi, whole genome shotgun sequence genome contains a region encoding:
- the LOC140037560 gene encoding cellulose synthase-like protein G1 isoform X1 produces the protein MAMESLHTCTVQQPRAAINKLHMSFHFAAILSLLYYRISHLFHGDVPIFSWGLMTSAELLFTFIWVLTQAFRWRPVARTVNLENLPKDKMLPGLDVFICTADPAKEPVMEVMNTVLSAMALDYPPEKLAVYLSDDGGAALTLYAMKEACSFARSWLPFCRKYGIKTRSPEAYFSSLRDGAHLDWSEELKEEEEKIKAAYDLFKKNVEKLGAIEEYSARPDRPPHVEVIHNNIDDGTLDKESKMPLLVYLSREKRPTRPHRFKAGALNALLRVSGIMSNAPYLLVLDCDMYCNDPLSAKQAMCFHLDHEISSSLSYVQFPQIFYNVSKNDIYDGQARSAYKTKYQGMDGIRGSVCAGTGYYLKKKALYCRPNHEDEMPVEPERKFGSSNVFNASLKSLNGRQSRREEIISDATVEEAKSLATCTFEANTKWGKEIGYSYECLLESTFTGYLLHNKGWKSVYLYPKRPGFLGCTTIDMKDAMVQLMKWASGLVQVGLSKYSPLAYGISNMSILQSMCYAYFTFSHFFSIPCILYGIVPQLYFLKGVSLFPKVSNNWFAPFAVVYTSSLLQHLYEVLSTGGSILTWWNEQRIFMIKSVTACFFGCMDVLLKQIGVAKASFRLTNKAVDQEKLEKGKFDFQGATLFMIPLTLLVILNVVCFIFGVKGMISRGNYGEMFGQLLLSSHILALSYPILEGLVPKKGRKKQKNF, from the exons ATGGCCATGGAGTCCCTCCATACATGCACCGTTCAACAGCCTCGTGCAGCAATTAATAAACTTCACATGTCCTTCCATTTCGCGGCCATACTATCCCTTCTTTACTACAGAATTTCTCATCTATTCCATGGTGatgtacccattttttcatggGGTTTAATGACATCAGCCGAGCTCCTTTTCACCTTCATTTGGGTTCTAACGCAAGCTTTCAGGTGGCGTCCAGTGGCGCGAACTGTAAACCTAGAGAATCTTCCAAAGGATAAGATGTTGCCTGGATTGGACGTGTTCATATGCACGGCTGATCCTGCAAAGGAGCCAGTGATGGAGGTGATGAATACGGTGTTGTCCGCCATGGCATTAGACTATCCACCGGAAAAGCTGGCCGTGTATTTGTCAGATGATGGCGGTGCAGCCTTGACATTGTATGCTATGAAGGAGGCATGTTCTTTTGCTAGGTCTTGGCTTCCATTTTGTAGAAAATATGGTATCAAGACCAGAAGTCCCGAAGCCTATTTCTCATCGTTAAGGGATGGTGCACACTTAGATTGGAGCGAAGAGTTgaaggaagaggaagaaaaaattaag GCAGCATATGATTTATTCAAGAAAAATGTCGAAAAATTAGGTGCGATTGAAGAATACTCAGCTAGGCCCGACCGGCCTCCCCATGTTGAG GTGATCCATAATAACATAGACGATGGGACTTTGGACAAGGAAAGTAAGATGCCACTTCTTGTTTATTTGTCTCGGGAGAAAAGGCCAACACGTCCTCATCGTTTCAAAGCTGGAGCTCTCAATGCTCTT CTTCGTGTTTCTGGAATAATGAGCAATGCGCCTTACCTTCTAGTGTTGGATTGCGACATGTATTGCAATGATCCCCTCTCGGCCAAACAAGCAATGTGTTTCCATCTTGATCATGAGATTTCTAGTTCTCTATCTTATGTACAATTCCCTCAAATTTTCTACAATGTCAGCAAGAATGATATTTATGATGGTCAAGCGAGATCTGCTTACAAG ACTAAGTATCAAGGTATGGATGGAATAAGAGGATCAGTATGTGCCGGCACAGGCTACTACTTGAAGAAAAAGGCCTTGTATTGTCGTCCAAATCATGAGG ATGAGATGCCTGTTGAGCCGGAGCGAAAATTTGGTTCCTCCAACGTTTTCAATGCTTCACTCAAGAGTTTGAACGGAAGGCAGTCCAGGAGGGAAGAAATCATATCCGATGCGACTGTGGAAGAGGCAAAATCCCTTGCCACTTGTACATTTGAAGCAAACACGAAATGGGGAAAAGAA ATTGGCTACTCGTACGAATGTTTGTTGGAGAGTACTTTTACAGGTTACCTTTTGCATAACAAAGGATGGAAATCTGTTTATCTTTACCCAAAAAGGCCAGGATTTCTTGGCTGCACCACCATCGACATGAAGGATGCCATGGTTCAGCTCATGAAATGGGCTTCTGGATTGGTTCAAGTGGGATTATCAAAATACAGCCCTTTAGCATACGGCATCTCCAATATGTCCATCCTCCAAAGCATGTGCTATGCCTACTTCACATTTTCACACTTCTTCTCCATTCCCTGCATCTTGTATGGCATCGTTCCTCAGCTGTATTTCCTAAAGGGAGTTTCTTTGTTCCCCAAG GTCTCCAACAATTGGTTTGCACCTTTCGCGGTGGTATATACATCTTCTCTTCTTCAGCATTTATACGAGGTCCTTTCTACTGGAGGCTCAATTTTAACATGGTGGAACGAACAAAGAATTTTTATGATCAAGTCAGTTACAGCTTGCTTCTTTGGGTGCATGGATGTATTGCTAAAACAAATAGGAGTAGCAAAGGCCAGTTTTAGGTTGACCAACAAAGCCGTCGACCAAGAAAAGCTTGAGAAGGGCAAATTTGATTTCCAGGGCGCTACACTTTTCATGATTCCTCTGACGTTATTAGTCATCTTGAATGTGGTCTGCTTCATCTTTGGAGTGAAAGGGATGATTTCGCGGGGAAATTATGGAGAGATGTTCGGGCAATTACTTCTCTCGTCCCATATTCTAGCTCTTAGTTATCCCATTCTTGAAGGACTTGTTCCCAAGAAAGGGAGAAAGAagcagaaaaatttttaa
- the LOC140037560 gene encoding cellulose synthase-like protein G1 isoform X2, which yields MAMESLHTCTVQQPRAAINKLHMSFHFAAILSLLYYRISHLFHGDVPIFSWGLMTSAELLFTFIWVLTQAFRWRPVARTVNLENLPKDKMLPGLDVFICTADPAKEPVMEVMNTVLSAMALDYPPEKLAVYLSDDGGAALTLYAMKEACSFARSWLPFCRKYGIKTRSPEAYFSSLRDGAHLDWSEELKEEEEKIKAAYDLFKKNVEKLGAIEEYSARPDRPPHVELRVSGIMSNAPYLLVLDCDMYCNDPLSAKQAMCFHLDHEISSSLSYVQFPQIFYNVSKNDIYDGQARSAYKTKYQGMDGIRGSVCAGTGYYLKKKALYCRPNHEDEMPVEPERKFGSSNVFNASLKSLNGRQSRREEIISDATVEEAKSLATCTFEANTKWGKEIGYSYECLLESTFTGYLLHNKGWKSVYLYPKRPGFLGCTTIDMKDAMVQLMKWASGLVQVGLSKYSPLAYGISNMSILQSMCYAYFTFSHFFSIPCILYGIVPQLYFLKGVSLFPKVSNNWFAPFAVVYTSSLLQHLYEVLSTGGSILTWWNEQRIFMIKSVTACFFGCMDVLLKQIGVAKASFRLTNKAVDQEKLEKGKFDFQGATLFMIPLTLLVILNVVCFIFGVKGMISRGNYGEMFGQLLLSSHILALSYPILEGLVPKKGRKKQKNF from the exons ATGGCCATGGAGTCCCTCCATACATGCACCGTTCAACAGCCTCGTGCAGCAATTAATAAACTTCACATGTCCTTCCATTTCGCGGCCATACTATCCCTTCTTTACTACAGAATTTCTCATCTATTCCATGGTGatgtacccattttttcatggGGTTTAATGACATCAGCCGAGCTCCTTTTCACCTTCATTTGGGTTCTAACGCAAGCTTTCAGGTGGCGTCCAGTGGCGCGAACTGTAAACCTAGAGAATCTTCCAAAGGATAAGATGTTGCCTGGATTGGACGTGTTCATATGCACGGCTGATCCTGCAAAGGAGCCAGTGATGGAGGTGATGAATACGGTGTTGTCCGCCATGGCATTAGACTATCCACCGGAAAAGCTGGCCGTGTATTTGTCAGATGATGGCGGTGCAGCCTTGACATTGTATGCTATGAAGGAGGCATGTTCTTTTGCTAGGTCTTGGCTTCCATTTTGTAGAAAATATGGTATCAAGACCAGAAGTCCCGAAGCCTATTTCTCATCGTTAAGGGATGGTGCACACTTAGATTGGAGCGAAGAGTTgaaggaagaggaagaaaaaattaag GCAGCATATGATTTATTCAAGAAAAATGTCGAAAAATTAGGTGCGATTGAAGAATACTCAGCTAGGCCCGACCGGCCTCCCCATGTTGAG CTTCGTGTTTCTGGAATAATGAGCAATGCGCCTTACCTTCTAGTGTTGGATTGCGACATGTATTGCAATGATCCCCTCTCGGCCAAACAAGCAATGTGTTTCCATCTTGATCATGAGATTTCTAGTTCTCTATCTTATGTACAATTCCCTCAAATTTTCTACAATGTCAGCAAGAATGATATTTATGATGGTCAAGCGAGATCTGCTTACAAG ACTAAGTATCAAGGTATGGATGGAATAAGAGGATCAGTATGTGCCGGCACAGGCTACTACTTGAAGAAAAAGGCCTTGTATTGTCGTCCAAATCATGAGG ATGAGATGCCTGTTGAGCCGGAGCGAAAATTTGGTTCCTCCAACGTTTTCAATGCTTCACTCAAGAGTTTGAACGGAAGGCAGTCCAGGAGGGAAGAAATCATATCCGATGCGACTGTGGAAGAGGCAAAATCCCTTGCCACTTGTACATTTGAAGCAAACACGAAATGGGGAAAAGAA ATTGGCTACTCGTACGAATGTTTGTTGGAGAGTACTTTTACAGGTTACCTTTTGCATAACAAAGGATGGAAATCTGTTTATCTTTACCCAAAAAGGCCAGGATTTCTTGGCTGCACCACCATCGACATGAAGGATGCCATGGTTCAGCTCATGAAATGGGCTTCTGGATTGGTTCAAGTGGGATTATCAAAATACAGCCCTTTAGCATACGGCATCTCCAATATGTCCATCCTCCAAAGCATGTGCTATGCCTACTTCACATTTTCACACTTCTTCTCCATTCCCTGCATCTTGTATGGCATCGTTCCTCAGCTGTATTTCCTAAAGGGAGTTTCTTTGTTCCCCAAG GTCTCCAACAATTGGTTTGCACCTTTCGCGGTGGTATATACATCTTCTCTTCTTCAGCATTTATACGAGGTCCTTTCTACTGGAGGCTCAATTTTAACATGGTGGAACGAACAAAGAATTTTTATGATCAAGTCAGTTACAGCTTGCTTCTTTGGGTGCATGGATGTATTGCTAAAACAAATAGGAGTAGCAAAGGCCAGTTTTAGGTTGACCAACAAAGCCGTCGACCAAGAAAAGCTTGAGAAGGGCAAATTTGATTTCCAGGGCGCTACACTTTTCATGATTCCTCTGACGTTATTAGTCATCTTGAATGTGGTCTGCTTCATCTTTGGAGTGAAAGGGATGATTTCGCGGGGAAATTATGGAGAGATGTTCGGGCAATTACTTCTCTCGTCCCATATTCTAGCTCTTAGTTATCCCATTCTTGAAGGACTTGTTCCCAAGAAAGGGAGAAAGAagcagaaaaatttttaa
- the LOC140037561 gene encoding cellulose synthase-like protein G1, producing the protein MEDSLPLNLCQVKKSSLVINRLYTSLHSIALLALIFYRTSTLLEITKTGNKSMPFVLFYVLVFASELMLSFIWLLNQAYLWRPVYRTVFPERLPEDDKLPAIDVFICTADPTREPSVQVMNTVISAMALDYPANKLHVYLSDDGGSPVTLGAMREAWNFARFWLPFCRKYGIKTSSPEAYFSVAGDGNVSSKEFTAEKQKIKEEYDVFKERVNKIKENATTIISKSHPSIIEVIRHPADNGREPDKAEMPLLVYVSREKRPSHPHNFKAGALNVLLRVSGLLSNSPHILALDCDMYCNDPASARQAMCFHLDSEISPKLAFVQFPHNFHNISDNDIYDSQLRTFFTNQWYGMDGITGPINCGTCFYITREALCETSGSIQEDTNVSQLRKIFGPSNEFIKSLNRKIKSNIIKDEARCSSALLQESQCLASLSYENDTQWGKEVGFRYFSVVEDYFTGFLLHCKGWNSVYYNPQRPPFLGTASTNLGEMLVQNTRWTAGLIEVAISKYSPIIYGPSRMPILACMCYAQLAYYPFGFIPSWCLSIIPQLCLVQGIPLYPEISNPFFMVFVYLFLSSNLKHIQEALSAGHSIRTWMHEQRMWMIKSVTCYFYGSLNAIMEKIGMREASFLPTDKAEDEGRTKLYKSGMFDFRAPGMFIIPMCTLVILNIVSLLIGTVKIIHTRNYGEIFIQAFISFFIIVVQYAVIEGIFFRKDYGRIPKFASLLSTMLAGIILSLGSLVLIY; encoded by the exons ATGGAGGACTCTCTTCCTCTTAATCTCTGTCAAGTCAAGAAATCTTCTTTAGTTATAAATCGGTTGTACACTTCCCTTCATAGCATTGCTTTACTGGCCTTGATATTCTACAGAACTTCAACCCTCCTGGAAATAACAAAAACTGGCAATAAATCGATGCCATTTGTACTATTTTATGTTTTAGTCTTTGCTTCTGAGCTGATGCTGTCTTTCATTTGGCTGCTCAATCAAGCGTATTTATGGAGGCCGGTTTATCGAACTGTCTTCCCGGAAAGATTGCCGGAAGATGATAAGCTTCCGGCCATCGACGTGTTTATATGCACAGCGGATCCAACTAGAGAGCCCAGCGTGCAAGTGATGAATACTGTCATCTCAGCAATGGCTCTGGATTATCCAGCAAATAAGCTCCATGTTTATCTTTCAGATGATGGAGGGTCACCTGTGACTCTTGGTGCCATGAGGGAAGCTTGGAATTTTGCACGTTTTTGGCTTCCGTTTTGCAGAAAATACGGGATCAAAACTAGCAGCCCAGAAGCTTATTTTTCGGTAGCAGGGGATGGAAATGTTAGCAGCAAAGAATTCACAGCTGAAAAGCAGAAAATTAAG GAAGAATATGACGTTTTCAAGGAACGAGTGAACAAGATTAAAGAAAACGCAACTACCATTATTAGCAAGAGTCATCCTTCAATTATTGAG GTAATCAGGCATCCAGCTGATAATGGAAGGGAACCAGACAAAGCAGAAATGCCTCTTCTTGTATATGTATCTCGTGAAAAAAGGCCTTCTCATCCTCATAATTTCAAAGCTGGAGCCCTCAAcgtgctt CTTCGAGTCTCTGGATTGCTCAGCAATTCTCCACACATACTAGCTTTGGATTGTGACATGTACTGCAATGATCCAGCCTCAGCCCGGCAAGCTATGTGTTTTCATCTGGACTCTGAAATATCTCCTAAGCTAGCATTCGTTCAGTTCCCACATAACTTCCACAATATCAGCGACAATGATATCTATGATAGTCAGCTCAGAACATTTTTTACG AACCAGTGGTATGGGATGGATGGAATTACAGGACCAATAAATTGTGGCACATGTTTTTACATAACCAGAGAAGCACTTTGTGAAACTTCTGGCAGCATCCAAGAGg ATACTAATGTTAGTCAGCTTCGAAAAATTTTTGGTCCATCTAACGAGTTCATCAAATCCCTTAATCGAAAGATTAAGTCCAATATCATCAAGGATGAAGCACGTTGCTCCAGTGCATTGCTGCAAGAATCCCAATGTTTAGCTTCTCTTAGCTATGAAAACGACACGCAATGGGGGAAAGAG GTAGGCTTCAGGTACTTTTCTGTGGTGGAAGACTACTTCACTGGTTTCTTGTTGCATTGCAAGGGATGGAATTCTGTCTATTACAATCCACAAAGGCCTCCATTCTTGGGCACTGCTAGTACAAATTTGGGTGAAATGTTGGTCCAAAACACGCGATGGACCGCTGGTTTGATTGAAGTCGCTATCTCAAAGTATTCTCCAATTATTTATGGTCCATCAAGAATGCCAATACTCGCCTGCATGTGTTATGCACAACTCGCATATTATCCCTTCGGTTTCATACCATCTTGGTGTTTATCTATCATTCCCCAGCTCTGTCTCGTCCAAGGCATTCCACTCTATCCAGAG ATATCAAATCCATTTTTCATGGTATTCGTTTATCTGTTTCTTTCATCAAATTTGAAGCACATACAAGAGGCACTCTCTGCTGGACATTCCATCCGGACGTGGATGCATGAGCAGAGAATGTGGATGATCAAATCAGTCACATGTTACTTCTACGGAAGTTTGAATGCGATCATGGAGAAAATTGGCATGAGAGAAGCCAGTTTCTTGCCGACAGATAAGGCGGAGGATGAAGGACGAACTAAGCTATACAAATCAGGCATGTTCGATTTTCGAGCACCAGGAATGTTTATCATTCCAATGTGTACGTTGGTCATTCTAAATATTGTTTCCCTGCTCATTGGAACTGTGAAGATTATCCACACTAGAAATTACGGTGAGATATTTATTCAGGCTTTCATCTCATTTTTCATCATAGTAGTGCAATACGCTGTCATAGAAGGGATCTTCTTCAGGAAGGATTATGGTCGGATTCCCAAATTTGCATCTCTGTTATCAACCATGCTAGCAGGAATAATTCTTTCCTTAGGATCCCTTGTCCTCATTTACTAA